A genomic region of Cydia amplana chromosome 5, ilCydAmpl1.1, whole genome shotgun sequence contains the following coding sequences:
- the LOC134648123 gene encoding uncharacterized protein LOC134648123, whose translation MALSVALPLAGLETDNFYSFSSFGHIIDIAGLSQSQTSPSPSVSSESSGIGSLGSLKSESVNSDSLPSSPQTTEKNIFEPVAQPQPRPKEKEIKEIKISYGGRDILNLMSNLTDPRWNYRATVLPPNNPALFFANRSQYHRLGPYGTRTQYVNDSCRHCGFSWVVAATD comes from the exons ATGGCTTTGAGCGTGGCACTACCTTTAGCTGGATTGGAGACGGACAATTTCTATTCATTCAGCTCGTTCGGGCACATAATCGACATAGCGGGTTTGTCTCAATCGCAGACGAGCCCGAGTCCGTCTGTCTCCAGCGAATCCAGTGGTATCGGTTCGCTGGGCTCTCTCAAGTCTGAGTCGGTGAACAGCGACTCCCTGCCCTCAAGCCCTCAGACTACTGAAAAG AATATATTCGAGCCCGTTGCGCAGCCTCAGCCTCGACCTAAAGAGAAAGAAATCAAGGAGATCAAAATCAGTTATGGAGGCCGAGACATCCTGAACTTGATGTCTAACCTGACGGACCCGCGATGGAACTACCGGGCTACGGTGCTGCCCCCTAACAACCCAGCATTGTTCTTCGCCAACCGTTCCCAGTACCACCGCCTGGGCCCATATGGAACTCGCACACAGTATGTAAACGACTCTTGCCGTCACTGCGGCTTCTCTTGGGTAGTAGCTGCCACAGATTGA